taattaccaaagTTGCATTTAGaatttctcgaaatattttttttattttgtttttttacaagGAAATCATACAAGTTGTCTGCACCGATTAGCTTTAGGGTCATATTTAAACCCTGAACAGCATTTCGCGCCATCTGGTGGAATGCAATCATGACAGCCAAACTGATCACAAAATCTGTATGGGGCACCGTGAGGACGTTTTTGaactagtttttttctttcttttatgatttCCTGAATCTCGCTTTCTGAGTCACCCCGTGTTGTCGTTCGTTGCAATCCGCCAGAAGCATTAATCGGCGCCTGTTGATTGTCACTTGGACCATCTTGGCGTGGTTTTGATGGTTGACGAGCACGTGACGGAGCTCTAAAAGGCATGTTTCCAACTCTGATCAAGGACAGTGGCTGAGAGATTTCATGCGTCTGTTGCTGAAGATTGGATGGATTGACATTCCTTGAGATCCACGATCCTGTTAGATAGGCCTTTGATGGAACAATAAGTGGTTCGATTACTTCAAAGTCTGAAACCATTCTTCTGGATAGAGGATGAGGTCTTAACTGAGAACCGTGTAAATGGTCCCCGATAGCATTGTCAGTCGAGATGATGCAAAACTGTTGACAGCCCATCAGAAAGACCAGCCACCACATAGCAGAatgcatttcttaattttctgaaaGGAAAAGTAATATTTAGTTCACAGCATTCAGTTAACGATGCAAATACGTTGATAATATCATTTTAACGTTTGAATGGTACAATAATTGAAAGTAGATATGTTTTCGTCAATGTGTGAGATTCAAACATTTCTTCTGAATGCTCAAGCGAAATATGAAGTGCGTTTTTGGTGTGTGTGGATCATTATTTGCAAGTGATTTGAACTCCTTGTAAAGAAGAAAAGGACCATCATTTTGAGTCACTTgaaccaaaaattatttaaaaccgtCTTgagtttaaatagaagaaaaaatacgaaggcatattaaaatatttcctatgtCATTATAGAAATTccgatactttttaaaattcaatttaaaaaatgttataaaagaaatgaatccgTGTGTGGTGAGTAAATGGTTGGTGTTGAAAGGGTAGTTATTTGTCCGTTATGTTTATATCTTGTCAATATTAGTTACTTATAT
The window above is part of the Argiope bruennichi chromosome 7, qqArgBrue1.1, whole genome shotgun sequence genome. Proteins encoded here:
- the LOC129976132 gene encoding uncharacterized protein LOC129976132 produces the protein MHSAMWWLVFLMGCQQFCIISTDNAIGDHLHGSQLRPHPLSRRMVSDFEVIEPLIVPSKAYLTGSWISRNVNPSNLQQQTHEISQPLSLIRVGNMPFRAPSRARQPSKPRQDGPSDNQQAPINASGGLQRTTTRGDSESEIQEIIKERKKLVQKRPHGAPYRFCDQFGCHDCIPPDGAKCCSGFKYDPKANRCRQLV